One Anguilla rostrata isolate EN2019 unplaced genomic scaffold, ASM1855537v3 scaf0194, whole genome shotgun sequence DNA segment encodes these proteins:
- the LOC135246335 gene encoding uncharacterized protein LOC135246335, with protein sequence MAASLMQQYRVAGVAPPQLIYVDRDCCSTFGGSKTAAVFHEWDKLVVRLDVWHLMRRFAAGVTTESHQLYGTFMRQLSASFFEWDEEDVRLLREAKRSELEEKRRMVGLTNTEVSMLLTKKELALHCRRRTRGAEETERLVDELIETMDSEKGHDTLGIPLLDHDRIQAIWAEQKRHLRCIQDPPGVSLYTQTGQLTKGDVKLPVFRCARGSTSLESFHLHLNRFIPGMQITCSPAVVKWLASKTVEINLHLH encoded by the coding sequence ATGGCTGCCAGCTTAATGCAGCAATACCGAGTCGCCGGGGTGGCACCCCCCCAGCTCATCTACGTGGACCGGGACTGCTGCTCTACATTTGGCGGATCGAAGACGGCTGCCGTGTTCCATGAATGGGACAAGCTGGTGGTCAGACTGGACGTGTGGCACCTCATGCGTCGCTTCGCTGCGGGTGTCACCACAGAAAGCCACCAGCTGTACGGAACATTCATGCGGCAGCTGTCTGCGTCCTTCTTTGAGTGGGACGAAGAGGACGTCCGCCTTCTGAGAGAGGCAAAGCGGtcggagctggaggagaagcgCAGGATGGTCGGCCTGACGAACACTGAGGTCTCGATGTTGCTCACCAAGAAGGAGCTCGCGCTCCACTGCCGTCGCCGCACGCGTGGAGCTGAGGAGACGGAGCGCCTCGTCGACGAGCTCATTGAGACCATGGACAGCGAGAAGGGACACGACACCCTGGGCATCCCGCTGCTGGACCACGACCGCATCCAGGCGATCTGGGCGGAGCAGAAGCGCCACCTCCGCTGCATACAGGACCCACCAGGTGTGAGCCTGTACACTCAGACCGGTCAGCTGACAAAGGGAGATGTCAAGCTGCCGGTCTTTCGCTGCGCGCGCGGTTCAACATCGCTGGAGTCATTCCACCTCCACCTCAACCGGTTCATCCCAGGTATGCAAATCACCTGTTCGCCTGCCGTCGTAAAATGGTTGGCGAGCAAAACGGTTGAGATAAATTTACATCTTCACTAA